A segment of the Candidatus Andeanibacterium colombiense genome:
GGCACCGCGATCATGTCGATCAACTTCGTCGCGCCGATCATCGTGGTGTTGCTCGCAATCGTGTTCTTCCGCATCGTGAAGGACGAGAATTCCATGATGGACCGCGCCCGTTCGGGTGGAGAAGCGGTCTGATCCTCGATTTTTGAAACAAACCTCGTCATTGCGAGCGGAGCGAAGCAACCCAGAGCCTAATTGCACTTCCGCTCTGGATTGCAGCGGGGCTTCGCCCCTCGCAATGACGAAGAAATGGAACTGCAGATGCCGACCGTAAGAGAAGCCGCCTACCGCATCTTCGAACACTTTGGGGTCGACCGCCTGTTCGGCAATCCCGGCAGCACCGAGCTGCCGATGCTCAAGGGCATGCCCGAAGGGTTCCGCTACGTGCTCGGGCTCAACGAGGCGGTGGTGGTCGGCATGGCCGACGGTTTCGCGCGGTCGAGCGGTCTGCCGGCATTGGTCAACCTCCACAGCTCGGCCGGCACCGGCCATTCGCTCGGCAATCTGTTCACCGCCTTCCGCAACAATGCGCCGATCGTGGTGACGGCCGGGCAGCAGGCCCGCAGCATATTGCCGCACGATCCGTTCCTCTATGCCGAGCGCGCGACCGAATTCCCGCGGCCTTACGTCAAATGGGCGCTGGAGCCGATGCGCGCGGAGGATGTGCCGCATGCGCTGATCCGCGGCTTCATCACCGCGCTGACCCCGCCGATGGGCCCGGTGTTCATCTCGATTCCGGTCGACGACTGGGACCGCGAATGCGACATGCCCGATCTCCCGATGCTCGCCCCGCCGCCGGTCCCGTCGCCCGAGGGCCTGACCCGCATCGCCGATATGCTCGACAATGCAAAGAACCCGGCGCTGGTGATCGGCACCGGCACCGCCAATTGCGGCGGCTGGCAGGCGGCGATCGACCTCGCCGAGAAATGCGGCGCCGCGGTCTGGGCCGCACCCTATGCCGCGCGCGAGACCTTCCCCGAGGACCATCCGCAGTTCGCGGGCTTCCTCCCCGCGTGGCGCGACAAGCTCCGCGACCTGCTCGCCCCGCATGACGCGATCCTGGTCTGCGGCGCGCCGGTATTCACCTATCACGTCGAAGGCAGCGGCCCGCACTGGCCCGAGCACGCCGCGCTCGCCGCGCTGTCGGAAGATCCGCAGCATATCGCCGCGCTTCCGGGCGGGCTCGGCGTGCTCGGCGATATTCGCGCGGGGCTCGAAGGCCTGACCGCCAGGATCAAGCCGGGCAGCTTCGCGGGTACCTCCCACCAGCTGATCGACCCGCCCGCCGGGATGACCGCCGCCTATGTGCTCAAGCGCATCGCCGCGCTGCGCCCGGAAGGCGCGGTGGTGGTGGAGGAAGCGCCGACCGCGCGCGGACCCGAGCACGATACGCTGCCGATCCTGCGCGAAGGCGGGTTCTACACCTGCGCCAGCGGCGGCCTCGGCTATTCGCTCCCGGCCGCGGTCGGGGTCGCGCTGGGGCAGGACGACAAGGTGATCGCGATCCTTGGCGACGGCTCCGCGATGTACACGATCCAGGGCCTGTTCAGTGCGCGCGACGAAATCGCCAATGTCAGCTTCCTGATCATGAACAACTCGGCCTATGCCGCGCTCACCGGCTTCTCGGCCGAGTTCGGGATGAACTTCGTCCCCGGCTGCGACCTCGCCGGGATCGATTTCGTCCAGCTTGCCGAAGGCCTCGGCGTCACCGCCCGCCGGGTGGACGACCCCGGAGGGATCGACGAGGCGCTGCAATGGAGCTTCGAGCAGAGCGGCCCTACCCTGGTCGATTTCCGGGTCGCCTGAGCATTTATCGTAAATTTCCATTTTCTAAATTATTGTCTGCCAATCTTGCAACGACCAGGCCTGTGCCGACGGGATACGCACAGGCGCCAGGACTCCGTGGATATGGGGATCTCGCGGCCAGGGGGTGTCAGTATGGGCAAGCAAGTCACTATCACGGCTGACGGAGCCGACCGCGATGTCCGCGGCCCATCCGGCGTGGAATTCGAGGCGTTTCTCGATCTGACCCCCACACCCGCATGGGTTTACGATGCCGCGACGTTCACCCTGGTGGCGGCCAACGATGCCGCCTGTTCGCTCTACGGCTATCGGCGCGAAGACCTGCTGGGCTTGAGCGTCTTCGATCTTTGCGTCGAAGAAGAACGCGATCTGATCGGCCGGAAGATGGCCGACCCGGATCAGGTCAATGCGGCCAAGGAGATCTGGAGTACGATGTGCTCCGATGGGCGAATAATCAAAGTGATGATGTTCCTGCGCCGCGCGTCCTGTGGCGGTTCGAACTGCATTATCGCGTGCATCATCGATTTTACGGAGCAGAAAAACGCATCGCTCGAATTGAAGCGGACGAAGATATTCCTCGATGCGGTGGTCGAATCCATTCCTTCGATGGTGTTCGTCAAGGATGCGGTCGACGGGCGGTTCGTGCTGTTGAACGAGGCGGGAGAAAACCTCCTGCAGATCAAGCGCGAAGAGCTGATCGGCAGAACGGACTTCGATCTGTTCGATCCCACCGAAGCGGAGCGTTTCCGCACGGCAGACCGGGAAGTCGTTGCGCTGGGCAAGCTGGTCACGATCGACAAGGAGCCCCTCACGACGCCCGAAGGCATCAGGCTGCTCAGGACCCAGAAGGTCGGTGTTCCGGACATCAACGGGAATCCGCGCTACCTGCTCGGAATTTCGGAAGACGTGACCGAGAAGGTCAAGATGGAGGAGCGCAACAAGCACCTCGCGCTGCACGACATCCTGACGAATTTGCCGAACCGCACGGCGTTTTTCGACAATCTTTCCGCCCGGCTCAAGCAGCACAACCAAAGGACGGCCCTGTTGTTCGTCGACCTCGATGGCTTCAAGCGGGTGAACGACACGCGCGGGCACAAGGTCGGCGATGTCCTGCTGAAGCTCGTCGCAAGAAGGTTCGAGGACTTCGCGTCGGCCACCGGTGCCCATGTGAGTCGGCTGGGCGGCGACGAGTTCGCCAGCGTGCTTGCATGCCCGGATGCGAAGGAAGCCGGGTCGATCGCGCTCGGTCTGATACGGAGACTGAGCGAGCCCTACGACATTTCCCTCGGGCAGCGGGTTCATATCAGCGCTTCGGTCGGAGTCGCGCTTTCACCCGAGCACGGTCTTGAGAGCGAAGTCCTGCTGTGGCGGGCGGATCTGGCGCTTTATGCATCGAAAGCCTCGGGAAGGGGGCAGGTCTCGATTTTCTCCGACGACATGGAGGACGAGATGCGGGAGCGCAACGCGCTCGAGATTTCCTTGCGGCAAGCGCTGGAAGACCAAGCCAATCTGTTTGTGTTCTACCAGCCTATCGTCGACATCGAGACCGGCGAGACGACTGCGCGGGAGGCGCTGATCCGCTGGCACGAGTTCGAGCGCGGGTGGGTCCCCCCCGCGATTTTCATTCCGATCGCGGAGCAGAGCGACCTGATCGACGAGCTCAGTTTTCTCGTCCTGAATCGTGCCTGCCGCGATGCGTTGTCCTGGACCGACAACGCGCGGGTGGCGGTCAATATGTCGGCGCGCCAGCTCGGCAAGGGAACCCTCGCCAATACCGTGCTCGAAGCTCTTGCCGCTTCCGGGCTGAGCCCGAAGCGCCTGGAGATCGAAATTACCGAAACGGCGCTGCTGGTGAACGAGGACCAGACCCTGGCGGATCTGCGGCAGCTGCGCGCGATGGGGGTCCGTGTCGCGCTCGACGATTTCGGAACCGGATATTCCTCGCTGTCGCACCTCCGGGCGTTCCCGTTCGACAAGATCAAGATCGACGGGTCGTTCGTGGCGGATGCGGTCGAACGCAGCGATTGCGCCGCGGTGGTCAAGTCCATTGCCGAGCTCGGCCGGATGCTGGGGGTCAGGACCGTGGCCGAGGGAGTGGAGAACCAGGCTCAGATGGACTGCGTCCGGCGCCTCGGATGCTGCGAGATGCAGGGGCATCTCATCGGCAAGGCGGTGCCGGAGGCGAAAGACAGGCTTCGCGTCGCCGAACTCGACCGCGAACCGCTCCTCAGAGCCAACGGCTAGGTCTAAGCCGGTTGTTATTGCGGCGACGCATCGAGCGTCACTGCGCGGCGGGGATCGCCTCTTGCCCCGCGCTCCTTTGCCGCACCCATATTTGCCGAGCACGTCGCTGTCGTCCCGCGACGAATCGATGGATTATTGCGCGCTGCCCGGGCGATGCGAGGCTTGCGCGGTTTCGGCATTCGCCCGGGGATCGGCCGCCGCGTTCGGGCGGCAGCCGCCCGGGTGGTCACAGCCGCCCGCGAAAACCACCGCGAAACAGCCGTAGCAGCAGCAACAGGATGATCGCACCGACGACCGACCACAGAACGCTCATCACCGAGATCGGAGCGCTGAGAAACGATGCCCCGCCTCCGAAAATGAAACCCGCGATGAGCGCCCCGAGCAGGCCCACCACCATATCGAAAACGAGCCCGCCGCCGCCTCCGACGACCGCGCTTGCCAGCCATCCGACAAGGATGCCGACCAAAAGAATGACGATGATGCCCATTTTTGTTCTCCTCGCCGTGTAAGACGTCGCATCCTGCCTGTGGTTCCAGCTAGAACCCGATAACCGCTGGCCGCAGTGGGTCGAAAGCGGGCGGCGGCAGACGTGCCTGGCGGCAATTTGCCAGGCTCATGAGATCGGCAGAATGTCGGGTTTTGACCTCGCGGGTAGACTCATTTACCCTCCTCGGCCTTCCGCCCGCCCCGCGCGGCCGTGATCGCCTCGCGCACCGTGTTGCCCTCGTGGCAGGCATATTCGTAGATCATATAGCTGTCGTCGCGCGTCCATTCGAGCGCGACGGTCCACGGCGCGACGAAGGTATCGGGATCGTCGTAGGTCACGCGGTAGTCGATCGTGTCAGGCGTGGTCATCGTCAGCCGCTCGGTCGCTCTGGCGACCGGGCCGACCGGCTGGGTCGCGTGGTTGCGGCCAGGGAAAGGCCCGGCGGCGCGGCGTGCGAGGTCAGCGGTCGCGCTGTCACCGCTGACGATGTTGGCGGTCTCGATCACCAGCGTGTCGCCCTCCCAATGGCCGCGGCTGTCGCCGTGCCATGCGCGCACCGGATCGGCCAATGGCCGGCGCGGCCGAGCGGGATTACGCGGGCGCCGAAGGTTTCGAGCTGCAGCACGACATAGCCGGGCGCCTGGAACAGGCGGATGCCGTTGTTGTAGGGCTGCGGCAGCATCACCGCCGGAAAGCCGCGGGTGATACAGCGTTCGAACGGGTCGAGATCGCTGATCCAGTCGGTCGCGGCGCCGGTCTGCCAGGTCGAGCGACCTTTGGCGTAAAGCTCCTGCCCGCGCGGGGTCAGCGGCGGCAACTGGCCATTTGCCGGATCGACCACCAGCGAGCTGCGCCGGCGGAGCGCCGATCTCCGCAGCCAGTCCGCCAGCCCTGCCGTGCCGCCGCCGCGGAGCTCGACCGAATAGGCCGCGTCCGATTTCTCCGCCTCCGCCAGCCGCCCGGCGAACTCCGCGTCGGTCAGCCAGGCGCGCGTACCCTGCTCCTCCTCGCGTTCGAGCGGGATGCCAGCGTCCCAGATATTCTGCAACGGCCAGGTCCCGCGCAAGTCGGGATCGCCCCACGGCGTGCGGGCTGCATGGAAGCCGGGCGCCACGACCGGAGCGGCGGCCGGATCGGTGCGGCCCCCCTCGGCCTCGGCCTCGGCCCCGGCGCCGCTCGCGAGCAGCACGGTTGCCACGACAGCCGCACGGAAGACTCGCACGGGCTTCACAGCACCCGCCACACCCACAATTTGATGCTCGCCGGATAACGCGCTCCCGCGCAAACGAAGATCGAGCGGTTCAGCCATGCATAGGGGCCGTCCGGTGCGATGAATTCGGGCACGGTGCGGAAATAGTATTCGGCCGGGTCGACCTCCTCGCCCGCCGCCAGCCGCGCCATGACTGTGTCGGGGCCATGGCGCAGACCGCGGTTGCGCAGCTGGATCAGCGCGCCGTCGTCGGTCTCGATCGCATAGGTCGCATCGACCAGCGTGACCCCGTCGTGCCTGGTGAGCTGCCAGTCGGACGCATTGCCGAGCAGGCGGCCGGTGATCTTCGGCCCCGTGACCGTGCCGCCCGCGACGATCGGGATGATCCGCCGCGCGCCGTCATGGGTCGTGCCGATCTGGCGCGGGGGCTCCAGCTGCGCGGTCGCTTCGTAGACGAATTCGAGCTCGGGCCGGATCATGCGCACTCCCCAAAAAACCATTTTCCTACACGGCGGCGATCCGCCACGATCATCCGGCCGGGCGGCGACCGAACCGCCGCCATCGTCACCCCAGGAAAGCCGCGCCGGAAGCGCGGCTTTCCTGCATCTGGAGCCGCCCCTATGGAAATGCACTTACCGGACGTGTCGTCCCGTATGTGTTTCATCAACGTACGTTCCACGCAACCGCTTCCCGCCGCCCGAAAGCCGCATTTTTGCGTTGCTCCGGGGCGCAAGAACCTTAGGGTCCGGGCCGAACGAATCGCGCCAAATGCGCGTCGAACGGGTTCGAGAGGAGTTTACTGAAATGGCCGACGACATCCATGCGGACTATGTCATCGTCGGGGCCGGCAGCGCGGGCTGCGTGCTCGCCAACCGGCTGACCGAAAGCGGCGAATTCAAGGTGGTGCTGCTCGAAGCCGGCGGCGACGACCGCCCACTGCGCGAGCCGCGCCAGTTCATGTCCAACATGATGATCCATATCCCGATCGGCT
Coding sequences within it:
- a CDS encoding GlsB/YeaQ/YmgE family stress response membrane protein, translating into MGIIVILLVGILVGWLASAVVGGGGGLVFDMVVGLLGALIAGFIFGGGASFLSAPISVMSVLWSVVGAIILLLLLRLFRGGFRGRL
- a CDS encoding DUF3237 domain-containing protein; this encodes MIRPELEFVYEATAQLEPPRQIGTTHDGARRIIPIVAGGTVTGPKITGRLLGNASDWQLTRHDGVTLVDATYAIETDDGALIQLRNRGLRHGPDTVMARLAAGEEVDPAEYYFRTVPEFIAPDGPYAWLNRSIFVCAGARYPASIKLWVWRVL
- the mdlC gene encoding benzoylformate decarboxylase; the encoded protein is MPTVREAAYRIFEHFGVDRLFGNPGSTELPMLKGMPEGFRYVLGLNEAVVVGMADGFARSSGLPALVNLHSSAGTGHSLGNLFTAFRNNAPIVVTAGQQARSILPHDPFLYAERATEFPRPYVKWALEPMRAEDVPHALIRGFITALTPPMGPVFISIPVDDWDRECDMPDLPMLAPPPVPSPEGLTRIADMLDNAKNPALVIGTGTANCGGWQAAIDLAEKCGAAVWAAPYAARETFPEDHPQFAGFLPAWRDKLRDLLAPHDAILVCGAPVFTYHVEGSGPHWPEHAALAALSEDPQHIAALPGGLGVLGDIRAGLEGLTARIKPGSFAGTSHQLIDPPAGMTAAYVLKRIAALRPEGAVVVEEAPTARGPEHDTLPILREGGFYTCASGGLGYSLPAAVGVALGQDDKVIAILGDGSAMYTIQGLFSARDEIANVSFLIMNNSAYAALTGFSAEFGMNFVPGCDLAGIDFVQLAEGLGVTARRVDDPGGIDEALQWSFEQSGPTLVDFRVA
- a CDS encoding EAL domain-containing protein; translation: MGKQVTITADGADRDVRGPSGVEFEAFLDLTPTPAWVYDAATFTLVAANDAACSLYGYRREDLLGLSVFDLCVEEERDLIGRKMADPDQVNAAKEIWSTMCSDGRIIKVMMFLRRASCGGSNCIIACIIDFTEQKNASLELKRTKIFLDAVVESIPSMVFVKDAVDGRFVLLNEAGENLLQIKREELIGRTDFDLFDPTEAERFRTADREVVALGKLVTIDKEPLTTPEGIRLLRTQKVGVPDINGNPRYLLGISEDVTEKVKMEERNKHLALHDILTNLPNRTAFFDNLSARLKQHNQRTALLFVDLDGFKRVNDTRGHKVGDVLLKLVARRFEDFASATGAHVSRLGGDEFASVLACPDAKEAGSIALGLIRRLSEPYDISLGQRVHISASVGVALSPEHGLESEVLLWRADLALYASKASGRGQVSIFSDDMEDEMRERNALEISLRQALEDQANLFVFYQPIVDIETGETTAREALIRWHEFERGWVPPAIFIPIAEQSDLIDELSFLVLNRACRDALSWTDNARVAVNMSARQLGKGTLANTVLEALAASGLSPKRLEIEITETALLVNEDQTLADLRQLRAMGVRVALDDFGTGYSSLSHLRAFPFDKIKIDGSFVADAVERSDCAAVVKSIAELGRMLGVRTVAEGVENQAQMDCVRRLGCCEMQGHLIGKAVPEAKDRLRVAELDREPLLRANG